The window TGCTTCTATTGATCCACCCATGACAACTGCAGAACAACAGAGCTTACAAAATACACTAAATGGTTTGGCAACTGATCCTTTCAAAACACAGACCACCATTACTGCCACTAGTGCTTCCATGAAAATAGATGGCCCATGGGGCGGCATCAGAAGTGGAATCAGTTTGGGATTTAGATTCTGATTACTTTTTGAGATTCTGCAGCATATCTGCAGTCATTTTATCCAAATCAAACTCTTGCTTCCAGCCCCAGTCGCGACGCGCCACACTGTCATCAATACTTTGCGGCCAGCTGTCCGCAATACTCTGACGATAATCAGGCGCATAGCTAATGCTGAATTCTGGAATATACTTTTGAATAGACGCTGCAATTTCCTTAGGCGAGAAACTCATACCTGATAAATTATAAGATGTACGCACAGAGATGCGCTCAGCTGGTGCTTCCATTAACTCAATTGTTGCACGAATCGCATCCGGCATATACATCATGGGCAGATAGGTATCTTCTCGTAAAAAGCACTCATAAGATTTGTCTTCCAATGCATCGTGATAAATCTCCACTGCATAATCCGTTGTACCACCACCAGGTGCTGATTTATAACTGATCAAACCAGGATAACGCAGACTACGCACATCCACACCAAAGCGCTGGAAATAATAATTACACCAAAACTCGCCAGCATATTTACTGATACCATAAACCGTAGTAGGTTCAATAATGGTTTGCTGCGGACATTGTTGTTTAGGTGATGTTGGTCCAAACACCGCAATACTACTTGGCCAGTATATTTTGCTCAGCTTCTCTTCACGCGCGATATCCAACACATTCAATAAGCCCTGCATATTCAAATGCCATGCAAGATTCGGATTCTTCTCTCCTGTTGCTGAAAGAATGGCTGCAAGCAGATATATCTGTGTGATATTCTGACGAATTACCTGTACATGGAGCATTTCCTTGTTCATCACATCCAGACTCACATAGGGTCCGGTACCATGCAACAACGGGTTTTCTTCGCGCAGGTCTGATGCAATCACATTGGCACTGCCATAGATTTTACGGAGCGCAAGGGTTAATTCAACACCAATCTGACCGCAAGCGCCAATGACGAGAATACGTTCTTTGGGATGTGACATAACAATCGTTTGGAATGCGCAAAGAAAAACAAAACTTGGCGTAAGTTCGCACCGCATTTAAACATTCCCACATGATACCCGCCTACCTGCAGGAAAAATTCAGCAAGCAATCCTATGATCCCAACAATTTCTTCCTGATCGCAGGCCCCTGCGTGGTAGAAAGCGAAGAACTGGTGATGGAAATTGCGGAGAAAGTCTACGGTATCTGTAAAAAATTAGGCATCCCTTACGTGTTCAAAGCTAGCTATCGCAAAGCCAACAGAACCAGTGCTAGTTCATTTACCGGCTTGGGCGATGATTTGGGTTTATCGTTGATTAAAAAGACGGGCGATACTTTCGGCCTGCCCACTACTTCAGACATCCACGCCCACGAAGAAGCAGCGATGGCTGCCCCATTCATTGATATTCTGCAGATTCCTGCTTTTTTGTGCCGACAAACTGACCTGCTGATTGCCGCTGCAGAAACAGGTAAGATCGTAAATGTGAAGAAGGGCCAGTTCGTGAGTGGTGAAGCCATGAAGTTTGCTGTAGAGAAAATCCGCAAAGCAGGTAACGAGCAAGTGATGTTGACAGAACGCGGTACTACTTTCGGTTATCAGGACTTGGTGGTTGATTATCGCAATATTCCACTCATGCAGGCACATGGTACGCCAGTGATCATGGACTGCACGCACAGCTTACAACAACCCAACCAAACATCTGGTGTAACTGGTGGCAACCCACAACTGATTGGTACGATAGCCAAAGCGGCAATTGCAGCTGGTGCTGATGGATTGTTTATTGAAACACACCCAAATCCTGCTGTAGCCAAAAGCGATGGCGCCAATATGCTGCGCTTAGACTTATTGGAGGATTTACTTGTTCAGTTAGTAAAACTGAGAAAAGCAGTAGTGTAATTACCAGTATTTGATTGGATTTCTTTTACTGAAAAGCATATAGCGTTTCAGGTTCATCCAGAATGCCATCACCATATAAATGATGACAGGCGATCCCATTGTAAGAAAGGAGATATAAATAAACCAGGTCCTGATTTTGGCACTGGCTATACCAAAGCGTTCGCCCAAGGCGGCACAAACACCAAATGCGTGCATTTCTAGGATGGCTCTCAACCTGTTCATAAACTCATTTTTTGATGTGAAGCGTGGGGAAGTCCAAAATTAAACAAAAACACTTCCATAAAAGTTCATTTGTGCAAAAATTGGCACTGCTTTTGCATTAACTTCGCGTCACATTTTTCACCGCTTAAACCACTTTGTATCATGGCTTTTGATATTGAAATGATCAGAAAGGTGTATAGCGAGATGCCTGCCAAAGTAGACGCTGCCAAAAAAGCGTTAGGCCGTCCGCTCACCCTCGCAGAGAAGATACTCTTCGCACACCTGCACACAGACATGCAACTTGCTGATTTTGAGAGAGGTAAGTCTTATGTAGATTTTGCCCCAGACCGTGTTGCCATGCAGGATGCTACTGCCCAGATGGCCTTGCTGCAGTTCATGCAGGCTGGTCGTCCTAAGGTGGCTGTGCCTTCAACCGTACACTGCGATCACCTGATCGTTGCCAAAGACAATAGCAAAACAGACTTGGACAGAGCTGTGAATGAGAGCAAAGAAGTGTATGATTTTCTGGCCTCAGTTTCCAACAAATACGGTATCGGCTTCTGGAAGCCAGGTGCTGGTATCATCCACCAGGTGGTATTGGAAAACTATGCTTTCCCCGGTGGTATGATGATTGGTACCGATAGCCATACGGTGAATGCCGGTGGTTTGGGTATGATTGCCATTGGTGTGGGCGGTGCAGATGCCTGCGACGTCATGGCCGGCCTTCCTTGGGAACTGAAATGGCCTAAGTTGATTGGTGTGAAACTCACCGGTAAACTGAATGGCTGGACTGCTCCTAAAGATGTAATCTTAAAAGTAGCTGGTATCCTTACCGTAAAAGGTGGTACCGGTGCAATCGTTGAATATTTTGGTGAAGGTGCTACCAGCATGAGCTGTACTGGTAAAGGCACTATCTGTAACATGGGTGCAGAGATTGGTGCCACCACTTCTACCTTTGGTTACGATGCCAGCATGAGCCGTTACCTGAAAGCAACAGGTCGCGAAGAAATCGCTAACCTGGCTGATCAAATCAGCAGCTACCTTACCGGTGATGCAGAAGTATATGCCAACCCGGAAAAATACTTCGATCAAGTCATCGAAATCAACCTGAGTGAACTGGAACCACATTTGAACGGACCATTTACACCAGACCTCGCTACGCCAATTTCTAAGATGAAAGAAATGGCTGCAGCCAACAACTGGCCGGTGAAAGTAGAAGTAGGTTTGATTGGTAGCTGTACCAACTCTTCTTATGAAGATATCAGCCGTGCGGTAAGCTTGGCCAAGCAGGTGAAAGAAAAAGGACTCAAGACCAAAGCTGAGTTCACTATTACACCTGGTTCTGAACAAGTACGTTATACCATCGAGCGTGATGGCTATCTGGATACATTCGCTGAAATTGGTGCAACGGTATTCGCAAATGCCTGCGGCCCTTGCATTGGTATGTGGGAACGTATGGGTGCTGAAAAGCAAGAGCGCAACACCATCGTACACTCTTTCAACAGAAACTTTGCGAAGCGTGCTGATGGCAACCCCAACACATTGGCCTTTGTTGCTTCACCAGAACTGGTAACAGCATTGGCGATTGCAGGTGATTTGACTTTCAACCCAATTACAGATACACTTACCAACGAAAAAGGAGAACAAGTAAAATTGGATCCCCCTTCTGGTGATGAATTGCCTGTAAAAGGTTTTGCAGTGGAAGATGCTGGCTACCAAGCACCAGCTGCTGATGGTAGTGGTGTACAAGTAGCAGTTGACCCAGCGAGCAAGCGCTTGCAATTATTGGATCCATTTGCAGCTTGGGAAGGAACAGACCTGAAAGGTTTGAAACTACTGATCAAAGCAAAGGGCAAGTGTACAACCGACCATATCTCTATGGCTGGTCCATGGTTGAAATTCCGTGGCCACTTAGACAATATCTCTAATAACCTCTTGATTGGTGCGGTGAACTTCTTCAACGAGAAGACAGATAATGTGAAGAACCAACTCACTGGTGAATACGGTCCTGTACCTGCTACACAGCGTGCGTACAAAGCTGCAGGCATCGGTAGTATCGTAGTAGGTGATGAAAACTATGGTGAAGGTTCTTCTCGCGAACATGCGGCCATGGAACCTCGCCACTTGGGTGTGCGTGTGGTACTGACAAAATCTTTTGCACGTATCCACGAAACCAACCTGAAGAAGCAAGGTATGCTGGCACTCACTTTTGCCAACAAAGAAGATTACGATAAGATTCAGGAAGATGATAGCATCGATGTAATTGGTTTAACCAGCTTTGCACCTGGTCAGCCTTTGCAACTGGTGCTCAACCATAAGGATGGTAGCAGCGATACCATTGTTGCTAACCATACGTACAACCAACAGCAGATTGAGTGGTTCAAAGCAGGTGCTGCCTTGAACATCATTCGCAAGCAGGTTGCAGGTAATTAATCAAGCTTCTTGTGAAATAGTCAAGTCCCGCAAATGCGGGACTTTTTTTATCCATTCATCCAAAAATCTACAGTCAATTCTAATGCACCCTAACTTTAAGCAGCTAAAAAAACTGCTCATGAGAAAGCTCCTTAGTTCATTATTGGCTGTAGCTATTGTTTCAGGTGTATTGGCACAAGGACAAGCTACACAAAAGCCACCCTTGCACGGTAAACATTGGATGGCCATTACCGGTAAACCATTGGCCGCTACCGCAGGGGCTATGATCTTTAATAAAGGCGGTAATGCTGTGGATGCCGCATGTGCTATGCTGGCCGCAACCTGCACCATGTGGGATGTACTCAGTTGGGGAGGTGAAACACAAGCACTGATCTATCATCCCAAGCTGAAAAAAGTGATTGCAATTAATGCCATGGGTGTTGCACCAACAGGTGCTACGCCTGAATTCTTTAAAAGCAAAGGCTATGCATTTCCGCCTGAGTATGGTCCGCTGGCAGCTACTACACCGGGCACACCTGGTGGTATCTGTTATATGTTAGCAGAATATGGTACCATGAGTTTGAAAGAAGTATTGGCACCTGCCATGGAAATGGCAGCCGGATACCCTATTGATGCACAAACAGCGAATAGCATCGAAAGACAAAAAGATCGTATCAAACAATGGCCTTATAGCAAAGCTGTTTTCTTACCACACCTGGGTGAAAAAAGAGAAGCACCAGAAGCAGGTGAAATCTTTGTACAAAAAGAATTACTGGCTACACTTACCAAAATGGTTGAAGCAGAGCAACAGGCATTAAAGCAAAAGAAAACACGCAAGCAAGCGATCTATGCAGCTTACGACAGATTTTACAAAGGCGATATCGCCAAAGAATTTGTGCGTGGCTGTCAGGAACAAGGTGGCTTAATTACCATGGAAGATTTGGCCAAGTGGAAGCCGATTGAAGAAGCACCGTTAGCAACAAACTACAAAGGCATTGATGTATACAAATTACAACAGTGGACACAAGGACCTATGCTGTTGCAAGCACTCAACATCCTAGAAAACTTTGATCTCAAGAGCATGGGCTATAACAGTGCCAAGTATATCAATACGGTATACCAGAGCATGAGTTTGGCTTTTGCTGATCGCGATTTTTATTATGGCGACCCCTACTTCCCGCCTGTTGAACCGATTAAAGGTTTGCTGAATAAGGATTATGCAAAACAACGCGCTGCATTAATCAATGCAGAAAAAAATGACCCCAATATGGGACCCGGCGATCCTTATCCGTATGAAGGCAGAACAAACCCTTACACAGATTTATTAAAGCAAAGAGGTTTTACACCAAGCAATGATGGTAAGCGAAATTTTGTACCCTCACACGACAGCACAACAATGGCCATGTCATTGGTGATTGATGAAGCGTACAAAGACAGATTAACACGCGGCACAACAAGTGTAGAAGCAGCAGATAAAGATGGCTGGGTTGTGTCTATTACACCAAGTGGTGGCTGGATTCCAGCCTGCATTGCGGGTAATACAGGTGTGGGTATGAGCCAGCGTATGCAGAGTTTTGTATTGGATAGTACCCTCAATCCCTTCAACGTAGTAGCACCGGGCAAAAGACCAAGGGTAACATTAACGCCTTCTTTAGCCATGAAAGATGGTAAGCCTTATCTTTCTT is drawn from Chitinophagales bacterium and contains these coding sequences:
- a CDS encoding gamma-glutamyltransferase, yielding MRKLLSSLLAVAIVSGVLAQGQATQKPPLHGKHWMAITGKPLAATAGAMIFNKGGNAVDAACAMLAATCTMWDVLSWGGETQALIYHPKLKKVIAINAMGVAPTGATPEFFKSKGYAFPPEYGPLAATTPGTPGGICYMLAEYGTMSLKEVLAPAMEMAAGYPIDAQTANSIERQKDRIKQWPYSKAVFLPHLGEKREAPEAGEIFVQKELLATLTKMVEAEQQALKQKKTRKQAIYAAYDRFYKGDIAKEFVRGCQEQGGLITMEDLAKWKPIEEAPLATNYKGIDVYKLQQWTQGPMLLQALNILENFDLKSMGYNSAKYINTVYQSMSLAFADRDFYYGDPYFPPVEPIKGLLNKDYAKQRAALINAEKNDPNMGPGDPYPYEGRTNPYTDLLKQRGFTPSNDGKRNFVPSHDSTTMAMSLVIDEAYKDRLTRGTTSVEAADKDGWVVSITPSGGWIPACIAGNTGVGMSQRMQSFVLDSTLNPFNVVAPGKRPRVTLTPSLAMKDGKPYLSFAVQGGDTQDQNLLQFFLNVVEFGMTPQQAAEAANINTNQLWLSLGGSKMDDRKPRPGSILLDNRTPNDVREALKKMGYNIQLGNRTSGPINAILFDWKHNSFWGGSSHNGEDYGIAW
- a CDS encoding aconitate hydratase; amino-acid sequence: MAFDIEMIRKVYSEMPAKVDAAKKALGRPLTLAEKILFAHLHTDMQLADFERGKSYVDFAPDRVAMQDATAQMALLQFMQAGRPKVAVPSTVHCDHLIVAKDNSKTDLDRAVNESKEVYDFLASVSNKYGIGFWKPGAGIIHQVVLENYAFPGGMMIGTDSHTVNAGGLGMIAIGVGGADACDVMAGLPWELKWPKLIGVKLTGKLNGWTAPKDVILKVAGILTVKGGTGAIVEYFGEGATSMSCTGKGTICNMGAEIGATTSTFGYDASMSRYLKATGREEIANLADQISSYLTGDAEVYANPEKYFDQVIEINLSELEPHLNGPFTPDLATPISKMKEMAAANNWPVKVEVGLIGSCTNSSYEDISRAVSLAKQVKEKGLKTKAEFTITPGSEQVRYTIERDGYLDTFAEIGATVFANACGPCIGMWERMGAEKQERNTIVHSFNRNFAKRADGNPNTLAFVASPELVTALAIAGDLTFNPITDTLTNEKGEQVKLDPPSGDELPVKGFAVEDAGYQAPAADGSGVQVAVDPASKRLQLLDPFAAWEGTDLKGLKLLIKAKGKCTTDHISMAGPWLKFRGHLDNISNNLLIGAVNFFNEKTDNVKNQLTGEYGPVPATQRAYKAAGIGSIVVGDENYGEGSSREHAAMEPRHLGVRVVLTKSFARIHETNLKKQGMLALTFANKEDYDKIQEDDSIDVIGLTSFAPGQPLQLVLNHKDGSSDTIVANHTYNQQQIEWFKAGAALNIIRKQVAGN
- a CDS encoding PspC domain-containing protein; the encoded protein is MNRLRAILEMHAFGVCAALGERFGIASAKIRTWFIYISFLTMGSPVIIYMVMAFWMNLKRYMLFSKRNPIKYW
- a CDS encoding L-threonine 3-dehydrogenase, producing MSHPKERILVIGACGQIGVELTLALRKIYGSANVIASDLREENPLLHGTGPYVSLDVMNKEMLHVQVIRQNITQIYLLAAILSATGEKNPNLAWHLNMQGLLNVLDIAREEKLSKIYWPSSIAVFGPTSPKQQCPQQTIIEPTTVYGISKYAGEFWCNYYFQRFGVDVRSLRYPGLISYKSAPGGGTTDYAVEIYHDALEDKSYECFLREDTYLPMMYMPDAIRATIELMEAPAERISVRTSYNLSGMSFSPKEIAASIQKYIPEFSISYAPDYRQSIADSWPQSIDDSVARRDWGWKQEFDLDKMTADMLQNLKK
- the kdsA gene encoding 3-deoxy-8-phosphooctulonate synthase; this encodes MIPAYLQEKFSKQSYDPNNFFLIAGPCVVESEELVMEIAEKVYGICKKLGIPYVFKASYRKANRTSASSFTGLGDDLGLSLIKKTGDTFGLPTTSDIHAHEEAAMAAPFIDILQIPAFLCRQTDLLIAAAETGKIVNVKKGQFVSGEAMKFAVEKIRKAGNEQVMLTERGTTFGYQDLVVDYRNIPLMQAHGTPVIMDCTHSLQQPNQTSGVTGGNPQLIGTIAKAAIAAGADGLFIETHPNPAVAKSDGANMLRLDLLEDLLVQLVKLRKAVV